In a single window of the Desulfovibrio sp. TomC genome:
- a CDS encoding N-acetylmuramoyl-L-alanine amidase — protein sequence MKKLVAAIRAGRVVPAVLALALGLAGLALLPGRAGAAGLESRYDKAVARFEALKKDAASSGRRDLWKELDGDFAAVVKAGGNTSLAAKALYYEAWTTAELARRSALDADYEAAAGLYHRMAASFPTHAWADDALLRRAVILAENLKRPAEAKTDLETILHKYRKGDMAAQARKFLAGFAEAPADKVASVAKPAAPEPAKASAGPAASATPEPAKASATSAAPAASEPAKASAAPAKAVGPAAALATPAKPATLSNAALETTPSGSRLTLTLSRETAFRYQILDQKRPSGEPVKRLYIDLDNTRTNTKTGTERRFANGPVSRLRAGYFTPETVRVVLELESLGTYEIRSEANPFRVVLDLSGDKAKPRGETAEAAPAPAKKDASAREVKAPVTPPPLPAAPTPNLRPPTAAQKNAGSLLEQFGLSVHTVMIDPGHGGKDPGAQGINGLTEKDVNLRFARILGEELQKKGLKVIYTRANDTFIPLETRTEMANSKAADLFVSIHCNAHGDAGSAGLETYSLNLATTQEAVRVAARENAASQKKISDLQAILTDLMLSAKTAESKDLAKLVQKRAISGLRGDYHTRDRGPHEAPFFVLIGANMPAVLIELGYITNPDDAKRLASDAYMRALAQGMVDGILAYKKRLERYANL from the coding sequence GTGAAGAAACTTGTCGCAGCCATACGGGCCGGGAGGGTGGTTCCCGCCGTCCTGGCCCTGGCTCTGGGCCTGGCGGGATTGGCCCTGCTGCCGGGCCGGGCCGGGGCCGCTGGCCTGGAGAGCCGCTACGACAAAGCCGTGGCCCGCTTTGAGGCGCTTAAAAAGGATGCCGCGTCGTCGGGCCGCCGGGATTTGTGGAAGGAGCTGGACGGGGACTTTGCCGCTGTGGTCAAGGCCGGCGGCAACACGTCGCTGGCAGCCAAGGCGCTTTATTATGAGGCCTGGACCACTGCCGAACTGGCCCGGCGTTCCGCCCTCGACGCCGACTACGAGGCGGCTGCCGGCCTGTACCATCGGATGGCCGCCAGCTTTCCCACCCATGCCTGGGCCGATGACGCGTTGCTGCGTCGGGCCGTCATCCTGGCGGAAAATCTCAAACGGCCGGCCGAGGCCAAGACCGATCTCGAAACCATCCTGCACAAGTACCGCAAGGGCGATATGGCGGCCCAGGCCCGCAAGTTCCTGGCCGGCTTTGCCGAGGCCCCGGCGGACAAAGTCGCTTCGGTCGCCAAACCCGCCGCCCCGGAGCCGGCCAAAGCGTCGGCCGGGCCGGCTGCATCCGCCACACCGGAGCCAGCCAAAGCGTCGGCGACATCGGCTGCGCCCGCCGCATCGGAGCCGGCCAAAGCCTCGGCCGCGCCGGCCAAGGCTGTCGGTCCGGCTGCGGCTCTGGCCACGCCGGCCAAACCGGCCACCCTGTCCAACGCCGCCTTGGAAACGACCCCAAGCGGCAGCCGGCTGACCCTGACCCTCTCCCGGGAAACCGCTTTTCGCTACCAGATCCTCGACCAGAAGCGTCCCAGCGGCGAACCGGTCAAGCGGCTGTATATTGATCTGGACAACACCCGCACCAACACCAAGACCGGCACCGAACGCCGGTTTGCCAACGGCCCGGTGTCGCGGCTTCGGGCCGGCTACTTCACCCCGGAAACCGTGCGCGTGGTCCTGGAGCTGGAAAGCCTCGGCACATATGAAATCCGGTCCGAGGCCAACCCCTTCCGCGTGGTCCTGGACCTTTCCGGCGACAAGGCCAAGCCCCGGGGCGAAACCGCCGAGGCCGCGCCCGCGCCTGCCAAAAAGGATGCCTCGGCCCGGGAGGTCAAGGCCCCGGTCACGCCGCCGCCCCTGCCCGCCGCGCCGACCCCGAATCTGCGCCCGCCGACGGCTGCCCAGAAAAATGCCGGCAGCCTCCTGGAGCAGTTCGGCCTGTCCGTGCACACGGTCATGATCGATCCGGGCCACGGCGGCAAAGACCCGGGCGCCCAGGGGATAAACGGCCTGACGGAAAAGGACGTGAACCTGCGCTTTGCCCGCATCCTCGGCGAGGAGCTGCAGAAAAAAGGGCTCAAGGTCATTTACACCCGGGCAAACGACACGTTCATTCCCCTGGAAACCCGCACCGAAATGGCCAACTCCAAGGCGGCCGATCTTTTTGTTTCCATCCACTGCAACGCCCACGGCGATGCCGGCTCGGCCGGCCTTGAGACCTATTCCCTGAACCTGGCCACCACCCAGGAGGCCGTGCGCGTGGCTGCCCGGGAAAATGCCGCCTCCCAGAAGAAAATCAGCGACCTGCAAGCCATCCTGACCGACCTCATGCTCTCGGCCAAGACCGCCGAATCCAAGGATCTGGCCAAGCTGGTGCAAAAGCGGGCCATTTCCGGTCTGCGCGGCGACTACCACACCCGCGACCGGGGACCCCACGAAGCGCCGTTTTTCGTGCTGATCGGGGCCAACATGCCGGCCGTGCTCATCGAACTGGGCTATATCACCAATCCCGACGACGCCAAGCGGCTGGCCTCGGACGCCTATATGCGCGCCCTGGCCCAG
- the glmS gene encoding glutamine--fructose-6-phosphate transaminase (isomerizing): MCGIIGYCGHRPAVPVIIEGLKRLEYRGYDSAGVAFLQGKDLVSVKAEGKLANLEAKLAAQNIYLATSGVGHTRWATHGLPTEKNAHPHLDAARAIALVHNGIIENYQELKKELAAAGIRCVSETDTEVLAQLVGLYFKEKGSLAEAVSTALARVEGSYAIVVVSRDNPGMLYAARKHSPLVLGVGVGENFLASDIPAFLPYTREVVFLDDGEMVRIDAGSWQVMDAATLAPIEKDVRHISWDVAAAQKGGYKHFMLKEIFEQPRVIADCLAGRIDRTTGQAVLPELEDIPAPERLFIVACGTSYHAGLWGMYLMEQWAGIPTRVEIASELRYRDPILGPGDTVVAISQSGETADTLAGIHLAKARGAKVIGLCNVVGSSVAREADVVLYTQAGPEISVASTKAMCSQLTLLTLMALAFGRKRGVLPAEVAEKCLPALEALPAELDAALFGMRSRAQELCRVYSEAKSFLYLGRGLDYPMALEGALKLKEISYIHAEGYAAGEMKHGPIALIDPKFPSFALAPLDSLYPKVKSNLQEVQARGGKIIALTNPGADLDVDHPWEVPAGWGPLSTFFMLPALQLFAYEMADYLGKDVDQPRNLAKSVTVE; encoded by the coding sequence ATGTGCGGCATCATCGGATATTGCGGACATCGGCCGGCTGTCCCGGTTATCATCGAAGGGCTTAAACGTCTGGAATATCGCGGCTACGATTCTGCGGGCGTGGCTTTTCTCCAAGGGAAGGACTTGGTTTCGGTCAAAGCCGAAGGCAAGCTCGCCAACCTGGAAGCCAAACTCGCAGCGCAAAATATCTATCTGGCCACCTCCGGCGTCGGCCACACCCGCTGGGCCACCCATGGCCTGCCCACCGAGAAAAACGCCCACCCCCATCTCGACGCCGCCCGGGCCATCGCCCTGGTCCACAACGGCATCATCGAGAATTACCAGGAGCTCAAAAAAGAGCTGGCCGCCGCCGGCATCCGCTGCGTCTCGGAGACCGACACCGAGGTTTTAGCCCAACTTGTGGGCCTGTATTTCAAGGAAAAAGGCTCCCTGGCCGAGGCCGTCTCCACCGCCCTGGCCCGGGTCGAAGGGTCCTACGCCATCGTGGTGGTCAGCCGCGACAACCCGGGGATGCTCTACGCCGCGCGCAAGCATTCGCCCCTGGTTCTTGGCGTCGGCGTCGGGGAAAATTTCCTGGCCTCGGACATTCCGGCCTTTCTGCCCTACACCCGGGAAGTGGTTTTTCTTGACGACGGCGAGATGGTGCGCATCGACGCCGGTTCCTGGCAGGTCATGGACGCCGCCACCCTGGCTCCCATCGAAAAGGACGTCCGCCACATCTCCTGGGACGTGGCCGCGGCCCAGAAGGGCGGCTACAAGCATTTCATGCTCAAGGAAATCTTCGAGCAGCCGCGCGTTATTGCCGACTGTCTGGCCGGACGCATCGACCGGACCACGGGACAGGCCGTGCTGCCGGAACTCGAAGACATCCCGGCCCCGGAGCGGCTTTTTATCGTGGCCTGCGGCACGTCGTACCACGCCGGGCTGTGGGGCATGTATCTGATGGAGCAGTGGGCCGGCATCCCCACCCGGGTGGAGATCGCCTCCGAACTGCGCTACCGCGACCCCATTCTCGGTCCCGGCGACACGGTGGTGGCCATCAGCCAGTCCGGCGAGACCGCCGACACCCTGGCCGGCATCCACCTGGCCAAGGCCCGGGGGGCCAAGGTCATCGGCCTTTGCAACGTGGTCGGCTCAAGCGTGGCCCGCGAGGCCGACGTGGTACTCTACACCCAGGCCGGACCGGAAATTTCCGTGGCCTCGACCAAGGCCATGTGTTCCCAGCTGACCCTGCTGACGCTGATGGCCCTGGCTTTTGGCCGCAAGCGCGGCGTGTTGCCGGCGGAGGTGGCCGAGAAGTGCCTGCCGGCCCTGGAAGCGCTGCCGGCCGAACTCGACGCCGCCCTGTTCGGGATGCGCTCGCGGGCCCAGGAGCTGTGCCGGGTCTACAGCGAGGCCAAAAGTTTCCTCTATCTCGGCCGGGGGCTCGACTATCCCATGGCCCTGGAAGGGGCGCTCAAGCTCAAGGAAATCTCCTACATCCACGCCGAGGGCTATGCCGCCGGCGAGATGAAGCACGGCCCCATTGCGCTTATTGACCCCAAATTCCCGTCCTTTGCCCTGGCGCCGCTCGACAGCCTCTATCCCAAGGTCAAGTCCAACCTGCAGGAAGTCCAGGCCCGGGGCGGCAAGATCATTGCGCTGACCAACCCCGGGGCGGATCTCGACGTGGACCATCCCTGGGAGGTGCCGGCCGGTTGGGGACCGCTGTCCACCTTCTTCATGCTGCCGGCGCTCCAGCTTTTTGCCTACGAGATGGCCGACTATCTGGGCAAGGACGTGGATCAGCCGCGCAATCTGGCCAAAAGCGTCACGGTGGAGTAG